A portion of the Camelus ferus isolate YT-003-E chromosome 16, BCGSAC_Cfer_1.0, whole genome shotgun sequence genome contains these proteins:
- the TLCD3A gene encoding TLC domain-containing protein 3A isoform X2, with amino-acid sequence MLLPLAWGSLFFPGLFGLCTWGLRRARPAWTHSDCVMISTRLVSSVQAVLATGSGIIIIRSCRNVVSDRGLGESLGTSLLAASSRQN; translated from the exons ATGCTGCTGCCGCTGGCCTGGGGCTCGCTCTTCTTCCCGGGGCTCTTCGGGCTCTGCACCTGGGGGCTGCGGCGCGCGCGGCCCGCCTGGACCCACAGTGACTGCGTGATGATCAGCACCAG GCTGGTTTCTTCAGTGCAGGCTGTGTTGGCCACCGGGTCCGGGATCATCATCATCCGTTCCTGTAGAAACGTGGTCTCCGACAG AGGCTTAGGGGAGAGCTTGGGGACTTCTTTGTTGGCTGCATCTTCACGGCAGAACTGA
- the TLCD3A gene encoding TLC domain-containing protein 3A isoform X1, whose protein sequence is MLLPLAWGSLFFPGLFGLCTWGLRRARPAWTHSDCVMISTRLVSSVQAVLATGSGIIIIRSCRNVVSDRHWLAREYVWFLIPYMIYDAYAMYLCEWYRTGDQNSRHSLTIFRNFLSKNRLMITHHAVILFVLVPVAQRLRGELGDFFVGCIFTAELSTPFVSLGRVLIQLKQQHTLLYKVNGILTLTTFFSCRILLFPFMYWSYGRQQGLSLLQVLFSIPYHCNVANAILIAPQIYWFSLLCKKAARLFDAPPTKKDG, encoded by the exons ATGCTGCTGCCGCTGGCCTGGGGCTCGCTCTTCTTCCCGGGGCTCTTCGGGCTCTGCACCTGGGGGCTGCGGCGCGCGCGGCCCGCCTGGACCCACAGTGACTGCGTGATGATCAGCACCAG GCTGGTTTCTTCAGTGCAGGCTGTGTTGGCCACCGGGTCCGGGATCATCATCATCCGTTCCTGTAGAAACGTGGTCTCCGACAG GCACTGGCTTGCTCGAGAATATGTCTGGTTTTTGATTCCATACATGATCTATGACGCCTACGCCATGTACCTCTGTGAATGGTACCGAACCGGGGACCAAAACAGCAGACATTCCCTCACCATTTTCCGAAACTTCCTAAGTAAAAACCGCCTCATGATCACACACCACGCAGTCATTCTCTTTGTCCTTGTGCCGGTCGCACAG AGGCTTAGGGGAGAGCTTGGGGACTTCTTTGTTGGCTGCATCTTCACGGCAGAACTGAGCACTCCATTTGTGTCGCTGGGCAGAGTTCTGATTCAG CTAAAGCAGCAGCACACCCTGCTGTACAAGGTGAACGGAATCCTCACGCTGACCACCTTTTTCTCCTGTCGgatccttctcttccccttcatGTACTGGTCCTATGGCCGACAGCAGGGACTGAGCCTGCTCCAGGTGCTGTTCAGTATCCCTTACCACTGCAACGTGGCCAATGCCATCCTCATCGCTCCCCAGATCTACTGGTTCTCTCTGCTGTGCAAGAAGGCAGCCCGGCTCTTTGATGCTCCCCCGACCAAAAAGGATGGTTAA